The genomic window GAGGATGACTCTAACTTAATGGAAGGAAATGAAGAAATGTCAATATCGTTTTCAGTTCCAACAGCGTCAACTTCAACTCCAAACGGTAAGCAGAGAGAATAGAGTGTAATTCTTCCAAATGAAGAACAGTCACAGAGCGGGAACAGCACTATTTTACAAGATAAAAGTACTACTTCACTAAATGTTTCAGAGTCCTTTCTTTCACCGGATAAATTAGAAAACGTTGCGCTGTATAAGGACAAAGAAGACCAAGGATATGTGGTTAGCACTCCTTTCAAAAAATGTCTCATTTTTCCTAAGACTCCTGAAAAAGAACCACCCAAAAGAAAACGAAAAATATTTCCAGCAGTTGTATCCACTACACTTTACAGGGCCCATTATGATAATATAACGTCTAAAAGTGGCCCTTCAAAACAAtcacaaattaaaataaaaaagcctGCAGTAAAGAGAAAAGTAATAAGCGAATCTGAATCTTCTGCCGATGATGTTCCTTACTGTGATGAAGATCTAGATGCGAGTGATGTTGAAAATTATACGATCAAGAATATTCATGATGGAGATTTTGTTATTATCAAATACAATGGAAATCTTTATCCAGGTAACATTctataactataatatatttgttGTTTCCGTCTCCTAACAGAATTATGTTTTAATGATCAAAATTTTTCTTTGTTCTAGGAAAAGTGATAAAAGCTAACCAGGAAGGAGCAGAAGTTTCGTCAATGGAAAAAGCAGGCTATGACTGGAAATGGCcagaaaaagaagatgtattattttatttttatgaggACATTAAAAAGATTATAAGGGAACCATTAGTTAAAGGCAAACGGGGTTATTACTCAGTACCAGAACTATCTAGTTTTCTTTAAAGTGCGTTATACAATTTTTaagtgaaacatttttttgtaggACATCACGGGCGTAGCCAGGTTTTAGTTTCGGGAGGGGTTTAAGAAAATAAAACGACAAAAAGTACATAAAATAACCCTTATATTCATAAGAAAAATTTTAGAAATCTTAATATTTAACTTTTAGGGGGGGGGTTGAAACCCGAAACCCCCCCGGCTACGCCCATGGGACATAAGTTTACATTTtgctatgtttttttttaatggttgTTAAAAATTTCAGCAATGAAACGCAGTGAAAagcttatataaaaatatatttgataaAGTGTCCATTACTAAATTATCGAGAGTCCATCACTAGAGTTTTTGTGACCATTACTGGCGATTTTGGCATTTGtgtatcaaaaaatatttttttggaaaaacaatttttttttagttatttactTGGATCTATATGAAAGTATATACCTTTCTTAGTATCCTAGcacagtaaaaaaaattgtaagtcAAATACTTCATTAGAACgaataaaaatagtacaaaattttctcttgGGTGTCCATTACTAGTGCACTTACCCTAtatggttttatttatttttatgtcaGTAATACAGCACCTAGTGTaattattacttattttattcaaACACCAAACTACATTATCTGTGCATGCATACCGACACAAATaagtatgaaatgtatgcaatatatatata from Diabrotica virgifera virgifera chromosome 5, PGI_DIABVI_V3a includes these protein-coding regions:
- the LOC126885388 gene encoding uncharacterized protein LOC126885388, whose product is MEGNEEMSISFSVPTASTSTPNESFLSPDKLENVALYKDKEDQGYVVSTPFKKCLIFPKTPEKEPPKRKRKIFPAVVSTTLYRAHYDNITSKSGPSKQSQIKIKKPAVKRKVISESESSADDVPYCDEDLDASDVENYTIKNIHDGDFVIIKYNGNLYPGKVIKANQEGAEVSSMEKAGYDWKWPEKEDVLFYFYEDIKKIIREPLVKGKRGYYSVPELSSFL